The region AGTGCCGACTGTCATCCTTAAAAGGAGATGCACCATGTCATCCGTTGTGTTGATCGCAAGTGGCGCGGCCTATGGCCAGGAATCACTGTTTAACGCCTTGCGTCTGGGCATTGCGCTGAAAGAGCAGCAGGCCGACCTCAATCTGAAACTGTTTTTGATGTCAGATGCCGTGGTAGCTGGTCTTGCCGGGCAGCAACCGCACGAAGGCTATCATCTGCAGCAGATGCTGGAGATCCTCACCGCGCAGCAGGTGCCGGTAAAACTGTGCAAAACCTGCGCAGATGCGCGCGGCGTCAGCCGGTTACCGCTGGCAGACGGGGTGGAAATCGGTACGCTGACGGAACTCGCGCAATGGACGCTGGCCGCCGGAAAAGTGCTGACGTTCTGATCCCGCTACATCTGTACATCACCAGCAACGTTTTCCTATTCGTTGGCTATCTGCGATCGTGATAATCTTTTGGCTTCTTTATCGATTCGAAGTCAAATCATGTATCGCAGGTTAGCTAAACGTCCTTTTCTGGCGTTATCCTCGTTCTTCGGTGTGGATATTTCCCGCGCCCTGACCCTGTTTTTATTGATCGCCGTTTGTGCGGTCTGCCAGCCTGTTGCCCATGCGGCGTCGAACGGCGATGTGCCGTCGCGCAGCGACATTCAAAATCAGCTTGATGCGCTGAATAAGCAGAAGACGCTGACGCCGGTCAATAAGCTCGCCCAGCAGGATCTGACGCGCACGCTCGAACTGCTGGACGCCCTCGAACGCGTCAAACAGGATGGCGCTGAGCTTAAACAGCAGGTGCAGTTGGCGCCGGGCAAACTGCGCCAGGTGACCGAGGATCTGGATGCGCTGAAGGTCCCCGTGGATAGCGCGGCGGCCAGAGCCGATCTGCTGCCGCTCTCCCTGCGCCAACTGGAAACCCGCCTTTATCAGACGCTGGACGAACTGCAAACCGCGCAGGAAAACCTCTCCACTTATAACAGCCAACTGGTTTCGCTGCAGACCCAGCCGGAACGGGTGCAAAGCAGCATGTATACCGCGTCGCAGCGTCTGCAGGAGATCCGCAACCAGCTCAACGACCAGACGCCGGGACAAAACTCGCTGCGCGACAGCCAGCAGGTGATGCTGGCAACGGAGCAGGTGTTGCTCAATGCGCAGATTGATCTGCAACGCAAGAGCCTGGAAGCCAACACCACCCTGCAGGACCTGTTACAGAAACAGCGCGATTACACCACCGGGCACATCGACGCGCTGGACCGCTCGGTGCAGTTGCTGCAAGAAGTGGTTAACAGCAAACGCCTGACGCTGTCGGAAAAAACCGCCAAAGAGGCGCAGAATCCGGAAGACGCCACGGATATTCAGCATGATCAGTTGGTCAGTAAAGAGCTGGACGTCAACCGCCAACTCAGCCAGCGGCTGATTGCCGCCACGGAAGAGAGCAACGTACTGTTTCAACAGAATATCCGGGTAAAGAACTGGCTCGATCGCGGCCTGCAGTCGGAGCGTAATCTGAAGGAACAGATCCAGGTGTTGAAAGGCAGCCTGGTGCTGTCGCGCATTCTGTATCAGCAACAGCAAAATTTGCCGCAGGGCACGCTGGTGGCGGATATGGGCACGCGAATCGCCGATTTACGCCTGGAGCAGTTTGATATCAACCAGCAGCGCGACGATCTGTTCAAGGGCGATGACTACATTAATAAGCTGCTTACCGACAGCAAAGAAAAAGCCAGCGCGGATGTGCTTGATGCGCTGAACGAAATCATCGATATGCGCCGTGAGCTGTTGGATCAGTTGAATAAGCAGCTCAGCAACCAGCTTGCGCAGTCTATTAGCTTGCAGATTAACCAGCAGCAACTGACCAGCGTTTACAGCTCGCTGCAAAACACGCTGACCCAGCAAATATTCTGGGTCAACAGTAACAAACCGATCGATCTGGCGTGGTTGAAAGCCTTGCCGGGGGCGGTCAAAGATCAGATTGCCTCGCTCGATTTCAAACTGGACACCGGCAAAATACTGCAGGGCGGTTTGAATGCGCTGGTGTTCCTGATTCCGATGCTGATTCTGATCGTCCTGCTGCGCTGGCGCTACAAGTTGATCGATACGCACCTGCAAAAGCTGGCTAACGACGTTGGGCAGTTAAAACGCGACAGCCAACTGCACACGCCGAAGGCCATTATGCTGACCTTGTTGAAAGTGCTGCCCGGCTCGGCGCTGCTGCTTGGTGCCGGTTTCTGGTGTTACCGAGCGGAAATCGGCCTCAGCGATTTTCTGTGGGCATTGTCGCAGCAACTGGCGCTGTTCTGGCTGATTTTCGGCTTTACCTACCGTACGTTGGCACCGGGCGGCGTTACCGAGCGCCACTTCAACTTTTCCACCGGCTTGTGCGCGCACTACCGCCGGCAGACCCTGCGCCTGGGGTTGGCGCTGCTGCCGCTGATTTTCTGGTCGGTGCTGGGCGAGAAAGCGCCGCTGCGGCTGGTGGAGGATGTTATTGGCCAGGTGGTGGTGATACTGACGCTGGCACTGCTTACCGTGCTGGTGTTTCCGCTGTGCCGTGACGGCTGGCGCGAGAAAGGCTCGCACGCGGTGCAACTGGTGATTATCACCGCCATTGCCGCCACGCCGCTAATCCTGCTCGGCCTGATGTTCGCCGGTTATTTCTACACCACGTTGCGTTTGGCCGGCCGCTGGATCGACAGTCTGTATCTGTTCTTCCTGTGGAACATCGTTTATCTGACCGCCATTCGCGGCCTGAGCGTTGCGGCACGCCGCTTGGCTTACCGCCGCGCGCTGGCGCGTCGCCAGAGCCTGGCGAAAGAGGGGGCAGAAGGCGGGGAGCCGGTCGAGGAGGCACCTTTGGCGCTGGATCAGATCAACCAGCAGTCGTTGCGTCTGACCACTATGGTGCTGTTCATCATCTTTGCCAGCGCCTTCTACGGCATTTGGTCAGATCTGGTGACGGTGATTTCGTATCTGGACAGCATCACGCTGTGGCATTACACCACCACCGTTGCCGGCGGCAGCGTGCCGCAGGCGGTGACGCTGGGCAACATGATGGTGGCCATCGCGGCGGTGATCGTCGCTTATGTCATGACGCGCAACTTGCCGGGCCTGCTGGAGGTCGTGGTGCTGTCGCGGCTGCAACTGCGGCAAGGCGCGTCTTACGCCATCACCACTATACTGACCTATCTGATCACCACCGTGGGCGCCGTTACCGCGCTCGGATCGCTGGGCGTGTCCTGGGATAAGCTACAATGGTTGGCCGCCGGGTTGACCGTCGGTCTGGGCTTCGGCCTGCAGGAGATTTTCGCCAACTTTGTTTCTGGCCTGATCATTCTGTTCGAGCGGCCGATCCGCATCGGCGACACCATTACTATCGGCACTTTCTCCGGCTCGGTCAGCAAAATCCGCATTCGCGCCACCACCATTACCGATTTCGATCGTAAAGAGGTGATCATCCCGAACAAGGCGTTTGTTACCGAGCGGCTGATCAACTGGTCGCTGTCAGACACCATTACCCGGGTGTTGATCAAGGTTGGGGTGGCGTACGGTTCCGATCTGGACAAGGTGAAGGCGGTGCTGTTGCAGGCGGCGCATGATAACCCGCGGGTGATGACCGATCCGGAACCGCAGGTTTTCTTCCTTAACTTTGGCGCCAGCACGCTGGATCACGAATTGCGTCTTTATGTTCGTGAATTGCGTGACCGCAGCTATACCGTCGATGAGCTTAACCGTTCGATCGATCGCCTGTGCCGGGAGAATGACATTAATATCGCCTTCAACCAGCTTGAAGTGTATTTGCACAACCAGCAGGGTAACGAGGTACAGGAAGTGAAACGGACGCTGTCGCAGGACAGGGGCAGCCCGTCGGCAGGATAAGGGAATGAAAACGAGGGTTCAGCGCATTCAAGGCTGAACCCTTTTTACTGCCCGACGGGCAGGTAGGGCGTGGTGACGCCGTTGCGTTGCAGTTTTTCCTGATAGTCCCGTTTGACAATATCCAGCGCCGCCAGCGCGATGGCTGGATCGATCTCGTTACATTCCAGCAGGTAAATCAGATCTACCGCCAGCTGCAATTCCGGTGAGGCATTATCTAGAGACATAAAACCAACGTTTTTGTTTAGTAGGTGAATGAATAAGGTGTCGCTTCGGCTGAGTATAGTGAACAAGGCGCGCGGCGGGGAATAATCATTAAAGTAATGTGATAAATCTTCAAAAACCGTTTTCTTTACGCTCGATGCTGCGCTCTATGCGCGCCAGCGCCTGGCGGCAACGTACCAATCTGCCTTCCAGCGCCGCCAGTTCGTGCTGCAATTTTTGCTGTGCGGCAAAGGTGGTCTGCCTTCCCAGCAGGCTTTCCCGATCCTGAATCATCGACATTAACCGGCGTTCATAATCCTGATGTTCGGCCAGCTTGTGATACAAATCGACCGCAGCCACTTCTTTCGGCTGATTTTTACGGCGCAACGCCTGCGTCGCCAGCTCGCGCTGCAGAGCGGTGATCTGGGCCACCAACTTCTCTGCCAGAAAGGCGACCTGGCTGGTGCGGCTGTCGTTGGCCGCCGTCTGCAACTGGGTGAAGTTCCTTTGCACTTCTGCCAGATAATCGCGCAACCGGGTGCCGCGATTGGAAAACAGCGCGGTGTCAAAGCGCGCCTGAGGGATAGGCGCGTCGCCGCGCGGCGTCACCTCGGCGGCCAATGCCGCGATCTGCTGTTCTAACACCTGTAATAGACGGTGAGTGCTCACGTTGGCTCCATTAAAATTTCACAGGGCTCAGCTTGCCCGCGATCCCGCCGTTAAACAAGCGCGGCGCGCATATTCCGGCCGTTGCGGCTGGTGACGCAGGGGAGGAGGGTGATAAAGTAACGCCAGACAGATTAGCGGACAAGGGCTCGCATGACGCGCTGGTTATTGATTATCCTCGGTTGGCTGGCGGTGGTGCTGGCCACGCTGGGCGTGGCGTTGCCGCTGTTGCCGACCACGCCATTTCTGCTGCTGGCCGCCTGGTGTTTTGCCCGCTCGTCGCCGCGCTTTCACCATTGGCTGCTGCATCGCTCCTGGTTCGGCACTTATCTGCGCCATTGGCAACAGCACCGTGCGTTGCCGCCAGGGGCCAAATGGAAGGCGGTAGCGGTGACTGTGCTGACGTTTGCGGTTTCGCTGTGGCTGGTTAAACTCTGGTGGGTGCGTGGATTGCTGTTGCTGATGCTGGCTATCTTGTTGACCTTTATGCTGCGTCTGCCGGTTGTTGATCTGTCACAACAAAAACAGCGCTGATCCTGTCTTATTATACCCGACAGCTTTCAAGTCGCAGCCGGGCGACCCGTTCGTTCATCCCCAGGCATTGAGGGGCGCCGCATGGGGACGTGGCGGTTCTGGAGTCATGGCGGACGCAAGCGCTGCCAACAACGCCGTAACTTGAAAGATGACGGGGATAGTTGCATTTGTCCGCCAGTTTGCATAGATTTGGGCGTTTTCGTGCGCGGCCTGCTTTCCATTCCCTCTTTATAATGGGCGGGAAGAAGAGGGTTGCGCGCAAGTCATCAGGCAGTTTTATCAGGCAATAATTATGACCGCTACTGCGCAGCAGCTTCAGTTTATTAAAGACAGTATCAAAACCATTCCGGATTATCCAAAGCCGGGCATACTGTTCCGTGACGTCACCAGCCTGCTGGAAAACCCGCTGGCTTACGCGGCCAGCATCGAATTGCTGGTTGAGTGTTATCGCGATGCGGGCGTGACCAAAGTGGTTGGCACCGAAGCGCGCGGTTTTCTGTTTGGCGCCCCGGTGGCGCTGGCGTTGGGCGTGGGTTTTGTGCCGGTACGCAAGCCGGGCAAGCTGCCGCGCGCGACCCTCAGCGAGAGCTATGAGCTGGAATACGGCACCGATAAGTTGGAGATCCACACCGACGCCATCGTTACCGGCGATAAAGTGCTGGTGGTTGACGATCTGCTGGCGACCGGGGGCACCATTGAGGCCACCGCGAAACTGATCCGCCGCTTGGGTGGGGAAGTCAACGATGCCGCCTTCATCATCAATCTGCCGGAGCTGGGCGGTGAAGCCCGTTTAAATAAGCAAGGCATCGAATGCTACAGCCTGGTCAACTTCGCCGGTCACTGATCCTGCATTGTCCCAATGCCATAACGGCCTCGCGGATCGCCGCGGGGCTGTGTTAGCATGACCCTCTAGATTCCTCGACTTCTCCGGTATTAATGAGCTATCAGGTTCTTGCCCGTAAGTGGCGCCCTCAAACGTTTGCAGATGTTGTCGGACAAGAACACGTCCTGACGGCGCTGGCTAACGGCCTCTCGCTGGGGCGGATTCATCACGCCTATCTGTTTTCAGGTACGCGCGGCGTGGGTAAAACCACCATTGCGCGCCTGCTGGCCAAAGGCCTGAACTGTGAAACCGGCATCACCGCCACGCCGTGCGGCCAATGCGATAACTGCCGCGAGATTGAGCAAGGGCGTTTTGTCGATCTGATCGAGATAGATGCCGCGTCCAGAACCAAGGTGGAAGATACCCGCGATCTGCTGGATAACGTCCAGTACGCGCCCGCCCGCGGCCGTTTCAAAGTTTACCTGATTGACGAAGTGCACATGCTCTCGCGTCACAGCTTCAATGCGCTGTTGAAAACGCTGGAAGAGCCGCCTTCGCACGTGAAGTTCCTGCTGGCGACCACCGATCCGCAAAAGCTGCCGGTGACCATTCTGTCACGCTGCCTGCAATTCCATCTCAAAGCGCTGGATGTCGATCAGATCCGCAACCAACTGGAAACGGTGTTGCAGGCGGAGCAAATCACCAGCGATCAACGTGCCTTGCAACTGTTGGCGCGCGCCGCCGACGGCAGCATGCGTGACGCGCTCAGCCTGACCGACCAGGCGATTGCCATGGGGCAAGGTCAGGTGACGACCGCCACCGTAAGCCAAATGCTGGGCACGCTGGACGACGAACAACCGCTGGCCATCCTTGAAGCGCTGGTGAGCGCCGACGGCGAAAAGGTCATGGCGCAGGTCGCGCAGGCGGCTTCTCGCGGCGTAGATTGGGAAAATTTGCTGGTCGAGACGCTGGCGTTGTTGCACCGCATTGCGATGGTGCAATTGTTGCCGTCGGTACTGGACAATCATTACGCCGCCATTGAACAGCGGCTGCGTGAACTGGCGCGCACTTTGCCGCCGACTGACGTACAGCTTTATTACCAAACGCTGCTGGTAGGGCGCAAAGAGCTGGCTTTTGCGCCGGATCGCCGCATGGGGGTTGAGATGACCCTGCTGCGTGCGTTGGCGTTTCACCCGAAAGCGGTGATCCCGGAGCCGGTGGCGCAGGTGCAAATTGCCCCTGCGCAGATAGCGCAGCCGCAGGCCCCATCGGCCCAACCGCCACAGTTTCAGGACGTGCCGCCGCCATTAGGGCAAGCCGCGCCGCAAAATAATCAACCGGCGAATTTGCCGGATGCCACCGCGCAGTTATTAAAGGCGCGCACCCAACTGCTACGGCAGGGAGCATCCACACCAAAAAAGAATGAGCCGGCGGCGCCTGGAAAAGCGCGGCCGGCAAACTCAGCGCTGGAGCGTTTGGCTTCAGTGACTGAGCGCAGCCAGCAGCGCCTGGCGGAAAAACAGGTGCAGGAAAAACCGGCCAAGCCGGAAGCCTACCGTTGGCGGGCGCTGACCGAGCCGGAACCGGAGGCGGAACCGCTGGCGACGCCGAAAGCGTTGCGTACTGCACTGGAGCATGAGAAAACGCCCGAGCTGTCGGCCAAATTGGTGGTTGAGTCGCTTGAGCGCGATCCCTGGGCGGCAGAGATCGATAAGCTGAAAATCCCGAAACTGGTGCAGCAACTGGCGTTGAACGCCGTGAAACAACAGCTGGAACCAGGCAAAATTTGTCTCCGCCTGCGGTCTTCGCAGCGCCATCTGAACTCGCCTTCGGCGCAGAAGGTGCTGACCGACGCACTCGGCGAGCTGTACGGCAGCCCGGTTGAGTTGACCGTGGTGGAAGACGATAATCCGGCGGAGCGGACTCCGCTGGAGTGGCGGCAAGCCATTTATGAAGAAAAACTGGCGCAGGCGCGCCAGTCCATCGTTGCGGATACCAATATCCAGACGCTGCGCCGCTTTTTCGACGCGGATCTGGATGAAGAGAGTATTCGCCCCCTTTAAACGCTGCGCAAAGTGCGCGGCCCTAGCGACGAGAGACGACTATGTTTGGTAAAGGCGGTCTGGGCAACCTGATGAAGCAAGCCCAGCAAATGCAAGAAAAGATGCAACAGATGCAGGAAGAAGTCGCCAAATTGGAAGTGACGGGCGAATCCGGTGCCGGCCTGGTGAAAGTCACCATCAACGGCGCGCACAACTGCCGTCGTGTGGAGATCGATCAAAGCCTGATGGAAGACGACAAAGAGATGCTGGAAGACCTGATCGCCGCTGCGTTTAACGACGCCGCGCGCCGCATCGACGAAACCCAGAAAGAGAAGATGGCGTCTGTTTCCAGCGGCATGCAGTTGCCACCTGGCTTTAAGATGCCGTTCTGATGCAAACCAGCCCGCTCCTTGAAACATTAATGGAGGCGTTGCGTTGCCTGCCGGGCGTTGGCCCGAAGTCAGCCCAGCGTATGGCGTTTCAACTGCTGCAGCGCGATCGCAGCGGCGGAATGCGCTTGGCGCAGGCGCTGACCCGCGCCATGTCGGAAATTGGCCACTGTGCCGATTGCCGCACTTTCACCGAGCAGGATATCTGTACCATTTGCGCCAATCCGCGCCGTCTGCAAAACGGCCAGATCTGCGTGGTGGAAAGCCCGGCTGATATTCACGCCATCGAGCAGACCGGCCAGTTCGCCGGGCGCTACTTTGTGCTGATGGGCCACCTGTCGCCGATGGACGGCATTGGGCCTGGCGATATCGGTCTGGATCGGTTGGAGCAACGGCTGGATAAGGAAAGCATTACCGAAGTGATCCTGGCCACTAATCCGACGGTGGAAGGTGATGCAACCGCCAACTACATCGCAGAAATGTGCGGTCAGTATGGTGTGGTTGCCAGCCGCATTGCCCACGGCGTGCCGGTGGGCGGCGAGCTGGAGATGGTCGACGGCACTACGCTGTCGCATTCGCTGGCCGGCCGCAACGTCATCAAGTTTTAATGTTTTCCCTGACGGGGTCCATGCGGCCCCGTTATTTCCCCGCAAAAATCTCCCGTCAGCCGCTTGAAAAACAACGTGCTTGTCCCCACTTATTCCTCATTGTCCGATTTTGGTAGCCACTGTCTTTGAGGTAATTTGAGTATGAAAGGTCAAGAAACCCGCGGTTTCCAGTCTGAAGTAAAACAACTGCTTCATTTGATGATTCATTCGCTGTACTCCAATAAAGAAATCTTCCTGCGCGAGCTTATCTCCAACGCTTCGGATGCCGCCGACAAGCTGCGCTTCCGTGCGCTGTCTGCGCCTGAGTTGTATGAAGGCGACGGCGAGCTGCGTGTGCGCCTATCCTTCGATAAAGATCAGCGTACGCTGACCATCGCCGATAACGGCATCGGCATGAGCCGCGACGAAGTGATCGAGAACCTCGGCACCATCGCCAAATCAGGTACTAAATCATTCCTGGAATCTATCGGTTCTGACCAGGCCAAAGACAGCCAACTGATAGGCCAGTTCGGCGTCGGTTTCTATTCGGCGTTCATCGTGGCGGATAAAGTCACCGTGCGTACCCGTGCCGCCGGCGCGGCGGCGGATCAGGGCGTGTTCTGGGAGTCTGTCGGCGAAGGCGATTACACTATTGCCGATGACACCAAAGAAGATCGCGGCACCGAGATCACCTTGCATCTCCGCGAAGGCGAAGATGAATACCTCGACGCCTGGCGTCTGCGTTCGGTGATCGGCAAATATTCCGATCACATCGCATTGCCGGTTGAAATTGAAAGCAAAAACGAAGAAGACGGC is a window of Serratia plymuthica DNA encoding:
- a CDS encoding DUF454 family protein gives rise to the protein MTRWLLIILGWLAVVLATLGVALPLLPTTPFLLLAAWCFARSSPRFHHWLLHRSWFGTYLRHWQQHRALPPGAKWKAVAVTVLTFAVSLWLVKLWWVRGLLLLMLAILLTFMLRLPVVDLSQQKQR
- a CDS encoding YbaB/EbfC family nucleoid-associated protein; this encodes MFGKGGLGNLMKQAQQMQEKMQQMQEEVAKLEVTGESGAGLVKVTINGAHNCRRVEIDQSLMEDDKEMLEDLIAAAFNDAARRIDETQKEKMASVSSGMQLPPGFKMPF
- the apt gene encoding adenine phosphoribosyltransferase: MTATAQQLQFIKDSIKTIPDYPKPGILFRDVTSLLENPLAYAASIELLVECYRDAGVTKVVGTEARGFLFGAPVALALGVGFVPVRKPGKLPRATLSESYELEYGTDKLEIHTDAIVTGDKVLVVDDLLATGGTIEATAKLIRRLGGEVNDAAFIINLPELGGEARLNKQGIECYSLVNFAGH
- a CDS encoding DsrE/DsrF/TusD sulfur relay family protein codes for the protein MSSVVLIASGAAYGQESLFNALRLGIALKEQQADLNLKLFLMSDAVVAGLAGQQPHEGYHLQQMLEILTAQQVPVKLCKTCADARGVSRLPLADGVEIGTLTELAQWTLAAGKVLTF
- the mscK gene encoding mechanosensitive channel MscK encodes the protein MYRRLAKRPFLALSSFFGVDISRALTLFLLIAVCAVCQPVAHAASNGDVPSRSDIQNQLDALNKQKTLTPVNKLAQQDLTRTLELLDALERVKQDGAELKQQVQLAPGKLRQVTEDLDALKVPVDSAAARADLLPLSLRQLETRLYQTLDELQTAQENLSTYNSQLVSLQTQPERVQSSMYTASQRLQEIRNQLNDQTPGQNSLRDSQQVMLATEQVLLNAQIDLQRKSLEANTTLQDLLQKQRDYTTGHIDALDRSVQLLQEVVNSKRLTLSEKTAKEAQNPEDATDIQHDQLVSKELDVNRQLSQRLIAATEESNVLFQQNIRVKNWLDRGLQSERNLKEQIQVLKGSLVLSRILYQQQQNLPQGTLVADMGTRIADLRLEQFDINQQRDDLFKGDDYINKLLTDSKEKASADVLDALNEIIDMRRELLDQLNKQLSNQLAQSISLQINQQQLTSVYSSLQNTLTQQIFWVNSNKPIDLAWLKALPGAVKDQIASLDFKLDTGKILQGGLNALVFLIPMLILIVLLRWRYKLIDTHLQKLANDVGQLKRDSQLHTPKAIMLTLLKVLPGSALLLGAGFWCYRAEIGLSDFLWALSQQLALFWLIFGFTYRTLAPGGVTERHFNFSTGLCAHYRRQTLRLGLALLPLIFWSVLGEKAPLRLVEDVIGQVVVILTLALLTVLVFPLCRDGWREKGSHAVQLVIITAIAATPLILLGLMFAGYFYTTLRLAGRWIDSLYLFFLWNIVYLTAIRGLSVAARRLAYRRALARRQSLAKEGAEGGEPVEEAPLALDQINQQSLRLTTMVLFIIFASAFYGIWSDLVTVISYLDSITLWHYTTTVAGGSVPQAVTLGNMMVAIAAVIVAYVMTRNLPGLLEVVVLSRLQLRQGASYAITTILTYLITTVGAVTALGSLGVSWDKLQWLAAGLTVGLGFGLQEIFANFVSGLIILFERPIRIGDTITIGTFSGSVSKIRIRATTITDFDRKEVIIPNKAFVTERLINWSLSDTITRVLIKVGVAYGSDLDKVKAVLLQAAHDNPRVMTDPEPQVFFLNFGASTLDHELRLYVRELRDRSYTVDELNRSIDRLCRENDINIAFNQLEVYLHNQQGNEVQEVKRTLSQDRGSPSAG
- the dnaX gene encoding DNA polymerase III subunit gamma/tau, giving the protein MSYQVLARKWRPQTFADVVGQEHVLTALANGLSLGRIHHAYLFSGTRGVGKTTIARLLAKGLNCETGITATPCGQCDNCREIEQGRFVDLIEIDAASRTKVEDTRDLLDNVQYAPARGRFKVYLIDEVHMLSRHSFNALLKTLEEPPSHVKFLLATTDPQKLPVTILSRCLQFHLKALDVDQIRNQLETVLQAEQITSDQRALQLLARAADGSMRDALSLTDQAIAMGQGQVTTATVSQMLGTLDDEQPLAILEALVSADGEKVMAQVAQAASRGVDWENLLVETLALLHRIAMVQLLPSVLDNHYAAIEQRLRELARTLPPTDVQLYYQTLLVGRKELAFAPDRRMGVEMTLLRALAFHPKAVIPEPVAQVQIAPAQIAQPQAPSAQPPQFQDVPPPLGQAAPQNNQPANLPDATAQLLKARTQLLRQGASTPKKNEPAAPGKARPANSALERLASVTERSQQRLAEKQVQEKPAKPEAYRWRALTEPEPEAEPLATPKALRTALEHEKTPELSAKLVVESLERDPWAAEIDKLKIPKLVQQLALNAVKQQLEPGKICLRLRSSQRHLNSPSAQKVLTDALGELYGSPVELTVVEDDNPAERTPLEWRQAIYEEKLAQARQSIVADTNIQTLRRFFDADLDEESIRPL
- the priC gene encoding primosomal replication protein PriC gives rise to the protein MSTHRLLQVLEQQIAALAAEVTPRGDAPIPQARFDTALFSNRGTRLRDYLAEVQRNFTQLQTAANDSRTSQVAFLAEKLVAQITALQRELATQALRRKNQPKEVAAVDLYHKLAEHQDYERRLMSMIQDRESLLGRQTTFAAQQKLQHELAALEGRLVRCRQALARIERSIERKENGF
- the recR gene encoding recombination mediator RecR; its protein translation is MQTSPLLETLMEALRCLPGVGPKSAQRMAFQLLQRDRSGGMRLAQALTRAMSEIGHCADCRTFTEQDICTICANPRRLQNGQICVVESPADIHAIEQTGQFAGRYFVLMGHLSPMDGIGPGDIGLDRLEQRLDKESITEVILATNPTVEGDATANYIAEMCGQYGVVASRIAHGVPVGGELEMVDGTTLSHSLAGRNVIKF
- the rsmS gene encoding pleiotropic regulatory protein RsmS, with the protein product MSLDNASPELQLAVDLIYLLECNEIDPAIALAALDIVKRDYQEKLQRNGVTTPYLPVGQ